In Nocardia sp. NBC_01327, the genomic stretch CGCCACCGCCACCCTCTACCCGCGTAATTCCCCGCCCATCGAAATCGAGGTCAGCGGCTGCGTCGACGACTCCCGCGAGATGGTGCTGGCGCTGATCGAGAACATCAACGGCGAGTTGGTGGTTCGGCGCGAGGGCACCTTCGTGCGCCCGCCGGACGGCCACCGCTTCTGGGGCAAGATCGCGGTGGATCAGGCTTACCGCTGGGAGCTGAAGTGGGGCACGTCGAAGGGCAAGTCCTAGCCACTGTGGATCCCGGCCAAACATGCCGGGATGACAGACCCGGCCCGGGATGATGGCCTGGCCCGGGATGATGGGTCTAGCCCGGAATGACGGGCCGGATCACATCAAATGGGCTGCGGCGGCACGTGTTTCGACGAGATCACCCTTCCAGCCGAGCAGCGGCAGCACGGCGTCGGGGATGAGCTGTTCGGCGTACTCCGGCGGCGTGCCCTCGTCCGAGCGGATATTGATGACGGATTCGACCAGCCGGAACGGCAGCAGTTCCGCACCGGGCACCGCCGTCGCACCCGCTTCGGCAATGACTGCGACGGCGAGGGTTTCGTAGTGCCCGCGCAATTCGTCGCGCCGGGCGCGGAAGGCCGCGAAGCGCTCACTGCGCAGCTCCGGTAGCAGGTAGAGCGCGCCCAGATTCCAGCGCGCCGCACAGAGCTGGCCCACGTCGAATCGCGCCAGCGCGTAGAGCCGTACGGCCGCCGATTCCGGCGCCGCGGCCAATCGCTCCGCCAATTCCAGTGGCGCGGTGATGGTTCCCGCGAGCAGCGCGTCCAGGATGTCGTCCTTGGACGCGAAGTGGTGGTACAGCGAGGCCTGCCGAATGCCGACGGCGTCCGCGATCCCACGGGTCGAGGTGCTGCCGTACCCATTGTTGGTGAAGAGTTCGGCGGCGGCGTCGAGGATCTCGGCGCGCGGCGTCTGCCCCTGCCGGCGGCGGGGTTCGAGGCGGGGACGTCCGGGTCCGAGTTGGGTCACAGGGTTCATTCTGCACTGCCGATCCCGATGACCCGCTGGTCTATCAATGCTGCTGACAGCCGCTGACCGCGGCGGGTGAGGTTTCTGTCATTCGATAGAAATACCGGCAATGCAGAAGTTACGGCGCGCCATCTGACGGATACATCGACGTCATCGCGCGAGCGATCGCACTGGGAAAACTTTCAAGCGATAGATATTCACCGCTCGCGAAGGATTAGCCATGGTTGCCTCCGCCGATTCCATCGTCCCCAGCCACCCGCCGAACAGCGCCCCGAGCACTGCCAATGCCGACAGTGCCGACCTCGCCGCCTTCGGCTACGAGCCGGTCCTGCATCGCAAGCTCGGCCGGTACGCGTCCTTCGCCGCGGGTTTCTCCTTCGTATCGATCCTCACCACGATCTTCCAGTTCTTCGGCTTCGGCTACTCGTTCGGCGGTCCGGCCTTCTTCTGGACCTGGCCGATCGTGTTCGCCGGTCAGTTCCTGGTGGCGCTGAACTTCGCGGAACTGGCTGCCCGCTACCCGATTTCGGGCTGCATCTACCAGTGGTCGCGACGCCTGGCCGGTGAGGTGGTCGGCTGGTTCGCGGGCTGGATGATGATCATCGCGCAGATCGTCACCGCCGCCGCGGCCGCCATCGCACTGCAGGTGGTACTGCCCACGATCTGGAGCGGCTTCCAGATGGTAGGCACCGACAGCGCGCTGACCTCGCACGACGGCGCGGTCAATGCCGTCCTGCTGGGCAGCATCCTGCTGGCGCTCACCACGCTGATCAATGTGGTCGGCATCGACTGGATGTCGCGCATCAACTCCCTCGGCGTCACCATCGAGATCGTCGGAGTCATCGCGGTGATCGCGGTCTTCTTCACCCATACCGATCGCGGGCCCGGCGTCGTCCTGCACACCGATCAGGCCGCGAGCGGCTCGTACTGGGCCGCCTTCCTGGTGTCCGGACTCATGGCCGCCTACGTCATGGTCGGATTCGATTCCGCCGGTGAACTTTCCGAGGAGACCAAGAATCCGCGGCAGGTGGCGCCGCGCACCATTCTGACCGCGCTGGCGGTCTCGGCCCTGGGCGGCGGACTGATTCTGCTGGGCGCGCTCATGGCCGCGCCGAGCCTGTCGGACGGCTCACTGAGCAGCGGCGGCCTCGCCTATGTGATCGAAGCCAAGCTGGACAGCCCGGCCGGAAAGGTCGTGCTTGCTTGCGTGGCGTGCGCTATCACGGTGTGCACCTTGGCAATTCAGACCGCCGGCTCGCGCCTCATGTTCTCCATGGCCCGCGACGGCCGGCTGCCCTTCTCCGAGCGCCTCGCCGCGGTGCACCCCCGCTTCGGCACTCCGGCACTGCCCGCCGTGGTGATCGGCGTGCTCGGCATCGGCCTGCTGGTGCTGAACCTCGGCAATGCCGCCATCTTCGCGACCCTGGCCAGCGTCTGCATCGTGACGCTCTACCTCGCCTACCTGCTGGTGACGGTGCCGCTGCTGGTGCGCCGCATCAAGGGCTGGCCCGCCGAGGACCGCACCACCGAATCCGGCGCCCCGCTGTTCGGCCTGGGCCGCTACGGAATTCCGATCAATGCCCTCGCGGTCATCTGGGGCATCGCGATGGCGGTGAACCTGGCCTGGCCCCGCCCGGAGGTATACACCCCGACCGGCGGTAGCTGGTGGATGCTTTGGGCCGCACCGCTTTTCGTCCTCGTGACCATCGGCGCGGGTGTGGTCGTACACCGCTTCGTCACCCCCGCGACGCCGAGGGAGAGCACCGGACCGCTGGCCCAACCCGCCTGAACCACAAGACATCCGAGATACCCATCGGCCGCTGGCAGGCGGCGCATGGAAGGAGTAGCAATGACGAACACCGCGGATACCTCGAGCGCGCGGGCGCACGCACGATCACAGGCGGCGGGGGCGGCCATCAGCGGACCCGAGCTGCCGGAAGGCGTGGATTCGGCGAAAATCACCTTCGCACAGCGGATTCCCGCCGGTGGGTATGCCAATATCGTGCTCGCTCGCGGCACCCGGGTGCGCCTGTCCGATCCGATGGGTGCGGCGTGTGCGCATCTGCTGCTGCTGCGCGCCGAATCACCCTGGGAGCGACTGAATGTCGCCGATACCGTGAAGGTGCCGTGGCAGGCGTACCTGGGCGCCGGGCATCCGCTGCTGTCGGATCAGGGCCGCGTGCTCGCCACCATCGCCGCCGATTCCTCCGGACATCACGACACCCTCTGCGGAGCCTCGGCACACGCGCGGGATCGGCTGCGGATGGCGGGAGTCAAACAGGGCCTGGAGCCTCGCGATATCGGGCCGACCGTGTCCTTCTTCCGCGGCGTGCGAGTGGATTCGGACGGCGGGCTCGTCTCCACCGGCAGCGCCGGACCGGGCGGGGCGGTCGAGCTGCTCATCCATCTCCCGGTCACGGTGCTGGTCGCCAATGCCGAACATCCCCTCGACCCCAGTCCCACAGCGGATCTCGATCTGGTGGCGTGGTCCGCCCCCGAAGAGCTGGCGCAGCAGCTCGGCACCGACCCGGAATACCTGCGCGCGGTGCAGAACACCGAACTGGATTGGCACGCCCGCACTCTGGAGGCCCTCGCATGATCACCTCGTCCCGCACCATCGTCCTCGACGAGACTGTCCCCGCCCGCGCACCCTGGTCGACCGTGGTGCGCGCCGGTGAGCAGCTGGAGATCATCGACCTGC encodes the following:
- a CDS encoding TetR/AcrR family transcriptional regulator, with translation MTQLGPGRPRLEPRRRQGQTPRAEILDAAAELFTNNGYGSTSTRGIADAVGIRQASLYHHFASKDDILDALLAGTITAPLELAERLAAAPESAAVRLYALARFDVGQLCAARWNLGALYLLPELRSERFAAFRARRDELRGHYETLAVAVIAEAGATAVPGAELLPFRLVESVINIRSDEGTPPEYAEQLIPDAVLPLLGWKGDLVETRAAAAHLM
- a CDS encoding amino acid permease; protein product: MVASADSIVPSHPPNSAPSTANADSADLAAFGYEPVLHRKLGRYASFAAGFSFVSILTTIFQFFGFGYSFGGPAFFWTWPIVFAGQFLVALNFAELAARYPISGCIYQWSRRLAGEVVGWFAGWMMIIAQIVTAAAAAIALQVVLPTIWSGFQMVGTDSALTSHDGAVNAVLLGSILLALTTLINVVGIDWMSRINSLGVTIEIVGVIAVIAVFFTHTDRGPGVVLHTDQAASGSYWAAFLVSGLMAAYVMVGFDSAGELSEETKNPRQVAPRTILTALAVSALGGGLILLGALMAAPSLSDGSLSSGGLAYVIEAKLDSPAGKVVLACVACAITVCTLAIQTAGSRLMFSMARDGRLPFSERLAAVHPRFGTPALPAVVIGVLGIGLLVLNLGNAAIFATLASVCIVTLYLAYLLVTVPLLVRRIKGWPAEDRTTESGAPLFGLGRYGIPINALAVIWGIAMAVNLAWPRPEVYTPTGGSWWMLWAAPLFVLVTIGAGVVVHRFVTPATPRESTGPLAQPA
- a CDS encoding DUF1989 domain-containing protein, with the protein product MTNTADTSSARAHARSQAAGAAISGPELPEGVDSAKITFAQRIPAGGYANIVLARGTRVRLSDPMGAACAHLLLLRAESPWERLNVADTVKVPWQAYLGAGHPLLSDQGRVLATIAADSSGHHDTLCGASAHARDRLRMAGVKQGLEPRDIGPTVSFFRGVRVDSDGGLVSTGSAGPGGAVELLIHLPVTVLVANAEHPLDPSPTADLDLVAWSAPEELAQQLGTDPEYLRAVQNTELDWHARTLEALA